The following proteins come from a genomic window of Lolium rigidum isolate FL_2022 chromosome 5, APGP_CSIRO_Lrig_0.1, whole genome shotgun sequence:
- the LOC124657743 gene encoding serine carboxypeptidase-like 18 — translation MIGRILLPLCFFFSIGLTGQQLVLAATASSSKVVTTLPGFDGLLPFHLETGYVEVDEVNGAELFYYFVGSEAGGEDAPFLLWLTGGDHCSVLSGLALEIGPFQFVIEPYNGTVPSLQLNPYSWTKVANILFVDAPVGAGFSFSRKPEGYNVGDVSASLQLHELLIKWFTDHPAFLANHLYIGGDSYAGKIVPFIAQKISEGVEAGRSPHLNLKGYLVGNPATGEIIDYSAAVPYAHGVGIISDQLYETIGGHCHGEDYKYPTNALCAQALDTYKSLLSEVRWGQILLDNCGGFTSTGPGREMDDSAGAGRKILSEEKDGAETVKRLRNPPPSPTLDCQTYGIYLSYFWANDQGTRDALGIKDGTVEEWVRCHNGDVPYTTDIRSSIKYHRNVTANGYRALVYSGDHDAMVPHLGTQAWVRSLGFPIVDDWRAWHLQGQSAGFTITYSNNMTFATIKGAGHTAPEFEPERCFAMFSRWILNQQL, via the exons ATGATCGGACGGATTCTCCTGCCgctctgcttcttcttctcgaTCGGCCTCACCGGACAGCAGCTCGTCCTCGCTGCGACTGCCTCTAGTTCGAAGGTAGTGACTACCCTCCCTGGATTCGACGGCCTCCTTCCCTTCCACCTCGAGACTGG TTACGTGGAAGTGGATGAGGTCAACGGCGCGGAGCTATTCTACTACTTCGTCGGGTCGGAAGCCGGCGGCGAGGATGCTCCTTTTCTTCTGTGGCTCACCGGCGGCGACCATTGCTCCGTACTCAGCGGCCTTGCCTTGGAGATTG GCCCATTCCAATTCGTCATAGAGCCTTATAATGGCACCGTACCGAGCCTGCAACTCAACCCGTACTCGTGGACGAAG GTGGCAAATATTCTTTTTGTCGATGCGCCGGTTGGGGCAGGATTTTCCTTTTCTAGAAAACCTGAAGGTTACAATGTTGGGGATGTATCAGCCTCACTGCAGCTCCATGAACTCCTCATCAAG TGGTTCACCGACCATCCGGCGTTCCTCGCAAATCATCTCTATATCGGGGGAGACTCCTACGCTGGGAAAATAGTGCCATTTATCGCACAAAAGATTTCAGAAG GTGTTGAAGCTGGAAGGAGCCCCCATCTCAATCTCAAG GGCTATCTAGTGGGCAATCCGGCAACAGGTGAAATAATTGATTATAGCGCTGCAGTTCCATATGCTCACGGAGTTGGCATAATATCAGATCAGTTATATGAG ACCATAGGTGGGCATTGCCATGGAGAAGACTACAAGTATCCCACCAATGCGTTATGTGCTCAAGCTTTGGATACGTACAAAAGT CTCCTCTCTGAAGTTAGATGGGGCCAAATATTGTTGGACAACTGTGGTGGTTTTACATCTACTGGACCGGGTAGAGAAATGGACGATTCAGCTGGTGCTGGTAGGAAAATTCTAAGTGAGGAGAAAGATGGAGCCGAAACGGTGAAACGTCTTAGAAATCCACCACCTAGCCCGACACTTGACTGTCAG ACCTATGGCATCTACCTGTCGTATTTCTGGGCAAATGACCAGGGCACCCGAGACGCCCTCGGGATCAAGGACGGCACCGTGGAGGAGTGGGTGAGATGCCACAACGGCGACGTGCCATACACCACAGACATCAGGAGCAGCATCAAGTACCACCGGAACGTCACGGCCAATGGTTACCGCGCACTGGTATACAG CGGCGACCATGATGCGATGGTGCCTCACCTGGGGACGCAGGCGTGGGTGAGGTCACTCGGCTTCCCGATTGTTGACGACTGGAGGGCATGGCATCTCCAAGGACAGTCTGCCGG GTTCACCATAACTTACTCGAACAACATGACATTCGCAACTATTAAG GGAGCTGGACACACGGCGCCTGAGTTTGAGCCGGAGAGGTGCTTTGCCATGTTTAGCCGTTGGATACTGAATCAGCAACTCTAG